The nucleotide sequence TCTCGACGGTGAGAAGTTCGCGGATGATCGCGCCGCCGTCGTTGAGCGTGCACTGGCAGCTGGCGTCGTGAAGATCATCACGATGGGCGACAGTCTCGAATCCTCGGCGCGGAGCGTCGCGCTCACGGAGGAGTTTGAGTCGGTCTATGCGGCGGTCGGCATCCATCCCGAGGAGGTGGAGCCGATGACGGCGGCGACGGACGACCGGCTTGCCGCATGGGCGGCGCAGGAGAAGGTCGTCGCCATCGGCGAGATCGGGCTCGACTATTATTGGGAGAAGGACGAGGAGAAGCGTGCGCTGCAGCGTGCGATCTTCGTGCGCCAGCTCGATCTCGCGCGTCAGCTCAGGCTGCCCGTCTGCATCCACGACCGCGAGGCACACGGCGACATGATGAAGATCCTCAAGACGGAGGGCAGAGGGCTTCGCGGCGTGCTGCACTGCTACTCGGGAAGCTGGGAGATGGCGGCGGAGCTCTTGAAGGGCGACTGGTATTTCGGCATCGATGGGCCTTTGACGTACAAGAACGCCGCGAAGCTGCCCGAGATCGTGCAGCGCCTGCCGGCGGAGCGCATTCTCGTTGAGACAGATTCCCCCTACCTTTCTCCCATGCCGTTTCGCGGCAAACGCAACGAGCCTGCCCATGTACTCTACGTCGCCAAGAAGGCGGCGGAACTGCGCGGCGAGAGCCTTGAAGCCTTCGCACGGGCGACGCGCGAGAATACGCGCGATCTGTACGGGATTTGAGAGAAAATTTGATTTAATATGACACAAAGAAAGAAGTGGTGAAAGCCTGTCGCAAAAGGGCTTTCACCACTTCTCTTTTCCCTAAATATGGTGGTTAATTCTGTCAAAGTGGGGCATATCTTGACAAAGGGGGAAAAAGGTGCTAGAATGAGCCTGTCGTTAGATTTCTAAGGGGGGATTGAATGACTTTAAGGAAACTAGCACTTTGCATGGTGTTGATCCTCGGAGTCGTATTCACGACAGGTTTTACGGACGCGATGCGCAATGTCAGCATCGTCGTCGACGGCAAGACTTTGGAGGTAAGCACCCGATACTCAAGCCCGGAACTGATTTTGCATCAGGCAGGCGTTGAGATTAGGCACAAGGATGAGTTTCAGTTAAAGAAATCGGACAAAGAAGAAAAAATTATTGTGCAACGTGCCGTGCCGGTCGTCATTGAGTTTGAAGGCGACAGGCAGAAGGTTTATACGACCCGCAGCAATGTGGGCGAGGTGCTCAAGGACTACGGATACGTCGGCGACCGCTTCTCGGCGGAGCTGGACGGGGCAACACGACTTGAAAAGAATCTCAACATCAAGATACACGATTTGGTCGCAGAAAAAGAAAGAGAAGAAGCAGCAAGACGTGCCCAGTCTGTAGAAACATCGCGCGGCGCTATGCGCTATGTGCGTGAGTACGATATGGAAGCGACGGCCTACCTGCCGACCGACGGCGGCGGCAATGGCATCACGGCTTCCGGTATGCTCGCAGAGCGGGGCGTCGTAGCTGTGGATACGGACGTGATTCCCTTGGGAACACGCCTCTACATCCCGGGCTACGGTGTGGCCATCGCAGGGGACACGGGCGGCGCCATCAATGGCGAGCGCATCGACCTGTGTATGGAATCCTACGGTGAGGCGATGGAATTCGGCCGCCGTTGGGTCAAGGTTTATGTCTTGGAATAACGACATAGAAAGAGGACTGTACGCGAAAGCGGCAGTCCTCTTTTCGTATGTGCGTCGCCTATGAAAACAAAACGTATGGCGTGCGCCTTCGCGCGGTCAGAGCTTTTCGATATACGGCTCCTCGTGGAAGGCTTCGGCGTGCTGTATGAGGCCCTTGAGGCGTTCGATGTTCTTCTTGTGCAGCACGATGGCGAACTCGATGCGCGTCCTCTCCTCGTCCGTGAAGTCGCCCGTTTCGTGCGATTCCTCGATGCGCTTCAAACGCTCCTCGACGTCGGCAAGCTCGTCGGCGAGGAGCTTTCGGTCGTGCATGGCAAGCCCGTAGACAGAGCGCAGCCCCTGGCGCACCTCGTGCGCATAGCCCGCCTCGTGCGTGACGGATTCCAGCTCCTTGGCGATCTCATAGATGATGTCATAGGGACTGGCGGCGCTGTTGATCATGCCGAGCATCTTCATCTTGATGTTCTCAAAGAGCGTGTAGTCGATGTTTTCGTGGTGGATTTCTTCTGCCATAGTTGCCTCTCCTTCCTCACTTCGGACTTCCCTAGTATAGCATCATTCCGTTTTTGTTTACAGAGCAGGATGCACAGTCTATAATAAAAAGAGCAATTTTTCTATGAAAGTCCAAGACGTCAAACTCGAAGGGTGCAGACGGATTGGGTAACTTTTGTTGAGAGCGGCGCACGTTTGTTCACAAAGTGGATGTTTGTGCGTGTAGTTTTTTGAGGTGATATGATACCATGCAGAAACAAAAAGAAATGCGGCGCGGTCTGCAGAATCGTCATCTGCAGATGATCGCGCTCGGCGGCGCCATCGGCACGGGGCTTTTCTACGGCTCGGCGTCGACGATCAAGCTTGCGGGACCTTCCGTCATGCTCGCCTATCTGACGGGCGGCGTCGTCATCTTTCTCATCATGCGCATGCTTGGCGAGATGGCGGTCGAGGAGCCGGTGTCCGGCTCCTTCAGTCACTACGCCGCGAAGTATTGGGGCGCTTTCCCGGGCTTCCTCTCGGGCTGGAACTACTGGTTCAACTACGTCATCGTCAGCATGGCGGAGCTTTCCGTCATCGGCATCTACATGAACTACTGGCTGCCCGATCTGCCGCAGTGGCTCTCGGCGCTCGTCACGCTCGTCGTCATCACGGCGCTGAACCTCGCGGCTGTCAAGGCCTATGGCGAGATGGAATTCTGGCTTGCCATCGTCAAGGTCGCCGCCATCGTCTCGATGATCGTCCTCGGGCTGTACCTCGTCTTTTCACGCCCTGAGACATTTCCGATGAACTTCTCCAACCTCTGGGTGCACGACGGCTTCTTTCCGAATGGCGTATGGGGCATGCTGCTCTCGATCACCGTCGTCATGTTTTCCTTCGGCGGCATCGAGCTGATCGGCATCACGGCGGGAGAGGCCGCCGACCCGGATCGTTCGATTCCGCGCGCCATCAATCAGGTCATCTGGCGCATTCTCATCTTTTACGTCGGCGCGATGGCGGTGCTCATGGCGCTTTGGCCGTGGGACGAGGTAGGCATGGAGGCAAGCCCCTTCGTGCAGATCTTTTCGAACGTCGGCATCCCTGCCGCCGCGCACATCCTGAACTTCGTCGTCCTGACCGCTGCGGTATCCGTCTACAACTCGGCGATCTACAGCAACTCACGCATGCTCTACGGACTCGCTGCGGGCGGCGATGCGCCGAAAATTCTCGCGAGTCTGTCGCGTCAGGGCGTGCCCGTCGTCGGCATCCTCATCTCCTCGGGCGTGACGCTTCTCGCCGTACTCCTCAACTACCTGTTCCCCGGACAGGTATTCATGCTCTTTCTCTCCATCGCCATGGCGTCCGTCATCATCAGCTGGGGCACGATCGTCATCACGCATTTGAAATTCCGTCGCCTCTATGCGAGAGAGGGACGCAGGGCGAAATTCCGTGCCCCCTTCTTTCCCGTTGTCAACTACATCTGCCTAGCGTTCCTCATCATGATGTACGCCCTCATGACGCAGATACCCGACATGCAGTTTGCCGTCCTCGTCCTGCCCGTTTGGCTCTTCGTTCTGTGGCTCGGCTATCGCAGGAAGAAGCGCGGTATTTCCTAGAAAAAATTGGTTTTTATCGCGTGTTTATGATATGATGAGAGAAAATGCTGAGGAGAGAAACATGCGCCAGAAGACGAGCGCCCGTGAGTTGGAATCGGCTCTCCTCTATCTCATATACGGCAACGAGCAGCAGGGGAAGTGAGGGACTTTACGGTCAGGCATAGGGCGCAGAAGAGCGACGCTCTCGTGTGCAAGGAGCAGGAGACACGTTTCAGCCTTTGCCTGCAATCCTTGCACAGCACGAGACTATGGGAGATGGATAAGGACGCGAAAGACGTGGTGACCGGAAAATGATAAAGAATATTGAGGTGCAGAGCTTTTCTCCGACAGAGCGAAGGATCTTTGAAGATGAGAGTGAGAAGAACAGGCTTGTGACGATAGGGGCGCGTTCGTATCTGGTAGGCGCCAGCATGGAATATGGAAATTGTGACTGCCACGTTCTGATCGGCAGATATTGCGCTTTGGGACATCGGCTTGTTTTCGAGATGGGACTCAATCACGATTATCGCTGCGTCACGACATATCCTTTCGATGATATGCTGCAGATCGATGGGGATACCTTGAATCTTGCCAAGGGAGTCAATCGCAATCAGATCGTCATCGGCAACGATGTTTGGATTGGCTGCGATGTGATGCTGATGGGCGGCGTGCGCATTGGCAACGGCGCCGTCATTGGAGCGGGGGCTGTCGTGGCGAAGGATGTGCCGCCCTACGCCGTCGTCGTGGGGAATCCGGCGCGCGTCATCAAGTATCGATTTCCGCAGGAAATCATCGACAAGCTGCAGAAGATCAAGTGGTGGAACTGGCCCGATGAAAAAATCTTGTCCTTGCTGTCGGAACTAAAGGATGTGCGCCGCTTTGTCGATAAGTTTGCCGAGGGTGTGCAAGAGGAGACCCGAGATGCGGAATTGACGGCCTCGATGAAGGAACTGCAGGCACAAGGATATGCGATTTACTATTGCATCGCTGACGTTGATATGCCGGATCGGGTCTGGCAAAGGGTGTTTGAGAATTATTTGAAGGCCTATCGTCATGAGGATAAGACAGCCTTGCTGTTCGGCATACGGGAAGGACAGGAGACAACGGCTGCGCTATCGTACATGCAGGAGACGTTGGAAGCGGCAGGAGATGAGGCGCCGCTCGTTCTGACACATCCGTTGGAAGAGCGACTTTCTGTCCCGGTGCTGCGGCAGGTAGATTGTCTCATCACGACGAAGGCGGGGATCTCTTCTGAGGCCGTCGATCATGCAGGCGATGCGGGGATTCGGATCGCCTACGGTATGGACGAGCAGGAGATGGTCTTCCCTCCCAGAAAACTGTTGACGATTGCCTTCATCACCTACAATCGCAGACAGTATCTTGCAGAATCACTGCCGCGCGTACTGGCTCAGGTCGGGAATCTTGCGCAAGTCGAAGTTCTCGTCTCGGACAATGCTTCGACCGATGACACACGAGCATTCGTTCAAGAGATGCAGAAGATGTACAAGGAGCTTCGCTATCACTGCAACGAGAAGAATGTCGGTGCGGAAGGGAACATCCATCGAGCCATGCAGGCGAGCCGCGGCGAATATGTTCTCATCGCGGGCGATGACGATTATTTCTGTGACGGCGCGCTGCATGTCCTGCTTGATACGATCAAAAAGAATCGCGGGGATGCACTTTTCTATATGGCGCAGAATCCGATGCCGATGCATGTGCACCGTGGTGCGGGCGCTTTGGAATACATCGCTAGGCTCAATTACGCCATGACGTGGCTGACTGCTGTCGTCATGCGGCGAGACCTTTATCTTGGCATAGAAGAACCGCAGAAGTATGATGATACGCGTATGCCGCAGGTGTACCTCCAGTTGGAGATACTCAAGCAGATGGCAGAGTTCACGATCATCGAGGGACAATTTTTTGCTGAAGGGACGGGAAACCACGAACCTGCCGGCTACAATTTCGCCGAGGTATTCATCAAGAATTACCTCGACATCCTGACGTCATGTGTCGATATT is from Selenomonas sputigena ATCC 35185 and encodes:
- a CDS encoding glycosyltransferase, translating into MIKNIEVQSFSPTERRIFEDESEKNRLVTIGARSYLVGASMEYGNCDCHVLIGRYCALGHRLVFEMGLNHDYRCVTTYPFDDMLQIDGDTLNLAKGVNRNQIVIGNDVWIGCDVMLMGGVRIGNGAVIGAGAVVAKDVPPYAVVVGNPARVIKYRFPQEIIDKLQKIKWWNWPDEKILSLLSELKDVRRFVDKFAEGVQEETRDAELTASMKELQAQGYAIYYCIADVDMPDRVWQRVFENYLKAYRHEDKTALLFGIREGQETTAALSYMQETLEAAGDEAPLVLTHPLEERLSVPVLRQVDCLITTKAGISSEAVDHAGDAGIRIAYGMDEQEMVFPPRKLLTIAFITYNRRQYLAESLPRVLAQVGNLAQVEVLVSDNASTDDTRAFVQEMQKMYKELRYHCNEKNVGAEGNIHRAMQASRGEYVLIAGDDDYFCDGALHVLLDTIKKNRGDALFYMAQNPMPMHVHRGAGALEYIARLNYAMTWLTAVVMRRDLYLGIEEPQKYDDTRMPQVYLQLEILKQMAEFTIIEGQFFAEGTGNHEPAGYNFAEVFIKNYLDILTSCVDIPPEQMTREKKRLMEQMIFPWCEKIKKERLDLSLAGIFEIVRDYYGNEPYYAQVVSILKDRVLKSSDHED
- a CDS encoding G5 and 3D domain-containing protein → MVLILGVVFTTGFTDAMRNVSIVVDGKTLEVSTRYSSPELILHQAGVEIRHKDEFQLKKSDKEEKIIVQRAVPVVIEFEGDRQKVYTTRSNVGEVLKDYGYVGDRFSAELDGATRLEKNLNIKIHDLVAEKEREEAARRAQSVETSRGAMRYVREYDMEATAYLPTDGGGNGITASGMLAERGVVAVDTDVIPLGTRLYIPGYGVAIAGDTGGAINGERIDLCMESYGEAMEFGRRWVKVYVLE
- a CDS encoding TatD family hydrolase — encoded protein: MELIDSHAHLDGEKFADDRAAVVERALAAGVVKIITMGDSLESSARSVALTEEFESVYAAVGIHPEEVEPMTAATDDRLAAWAAQEKVVAIGEIGLDYYWEKDEEKRALQRAIFVRQLDLARQLRLPVCIHDREAHGDMMKILKTEGRGLRGVLHCYSGSWEMAAELLKGDWYFGIDGPLTYKNAAKLPEIVQRLPAERILVETDSPYLSPMPFRGKRNEPAHVLYVAKKAAELRGESLEAFARATRENTRDLYGI
- a CDS encoding amino acid permease; translated protein: MQKQKEMRRGLQNRHLQMIALGGAIGTGLFYGSASTIKLAGPSVMLAYLTGGVVIFLIMRMLGEMAVEEPVSGSFSHYAAKYWGAFPGFLSGWNYWFNYVIVSMAELSVIGIYMNYWLPDLPQWLSALVTLVVITALNLAAVKAYGEMEFWLAIVKVAAIVSMIVLGLYLVFSRPETFPMNFSNLWVHDGFFPNGVWGMLLSITVVMFSFGGIELIGITAGEAADPDRSIPRAINQVIWRILIFYVGAMAVLMALWPWDEVGMEASPFVQIFSNVGIPAAAHILNFVVLTAAVSVYNSAIYSNSRMLYGLAAGGDAPKILASLSRQGVPVVGILISSGVTLLAVLLNYLFPGQVFMLFLSIAMASVIISWGTIVITHLKFRRLYAREGRRAKFRAPFFPVVNYICLAFLIMMYALMTQIPDMQFAVLVLPVWLFVLWLGYRRKKRGIS